A window of the Mesorhizobium opportunistum WSM2075 genome harbors these coding sequences:
- a CDS encoding 2-dehydropantoate 2-reductase yields MTNGGKKIVIAGAGSIGCYAGGCLALAGRQVILLARPRIETALRQSGLRVSDLEGRDRLVKPDALEVTADPATALRQADVILVTVKSGATQEMAALIQAHARPDAVAVSLQNGVDNADRLRAGLDGRTVLAGMVPFNVVQPPDGELPLRVHRASDGKVMIQDGLAGLLDVASFLNVEGLAVETHGDMKAVLWGKLLMNLNNALVALSDLPLARELADRRWRLILAGQIDEALRAMKASGIEPARIAGLRPALLPKVLRLPDWLFKLLARRMLAIDPEARSSMWDDLRRGRPTEIGELQGAVLGLAEKTGTPAPLLKSVTALVRAAEAARLGSPGLTPEQVLAPGGPRSA; encoded by the coding sequence ATGACAAACGGCGGGAAGAAGATCGTCATTGCCGGTGCCGGCAGCATCGGCTGCTACGCTGGCGGCTGCCTGGCTCTTGCCGGACGCCAGGTGATCCTGCTGGCCCGGCCGCGCATAGAGACGGCACTGCGCCAGAGCGGATTGCGCGTCAGCGACCTCGAAGGCCGTGATCGCCTGGTCAAGCCGGATGCGCTCGAGGTCACCGCGGATCCGGCCACCGCCTTGCGGCAAGCCGACGTGATCCTGGTGACGGTCAAGAGCGGCGCGACGCAGGAGATGGCCGCCCTCATCCAGGCCCACGCCCGCCCCGATGCCGTCGCGGTCAGCCTGCAGAACGGCGTCGACAACGCCGACAGGCTGCGCGCCGGACTTGACGGACGAACGGTGCTGGCCGGCATGGTGCCGTTCAATGTCGTGCAGCCGCCGGACGGCGAATTGCCGCTGCGCGTCCACCGCGCCAGCGACGGCAAGGTGATGATCCAGGACGGTCTTGCCGGCCTCCTCGATGTCGCCAGTTTTCTGAATGTCGAAGGGCTGGCGGTCGAAACCCACGGCGACATGAAGGCGGTGCTGTGGGGCAAGCTGTTGATGAATTTGAACAACGCGCTGGTGGCGCTTTCGGACCTGCCGCTGGCGCGCGAACTCGCCGATCGCCGCTGGCGGCTGATCCTGGCCGGCCAGATCGACGAAGCGCTGCGGGCGATGAAAGCCTCCGGCATCGAGCCGGCCCGTATCGCCGGCTTGCGGCCGGCGCTGCTGCCGAAGGTGCTCAGGCTGCCGGACTGGCTGTTCAAGCTTTTGGCGCGACGCATGCTGGCGATCGACCCCGAGGCCCGCTCGTCGATGTGGGACGATCTGCGGCGCGGCCGGCCGACGGAGATCGGCGAGCTGCAAGGTGCGGTGCTCGGCCTCGCAGAAAAAACAGGCACACCGGCGCCGCTCTTGAAAAGCGTTACCGCTTTGGTGCGCGCGGCCGAAGCGGCGCGGCTTGGATCGCCGGGCCTGACGCCGGAACAGGTTCTGGCGCCGGGTGGCCCTCGATCAGCGTGA